In one Achromobacter spanius genomic region, the following are encoded:
- a CDS encoding aldo/keto reductase: MIKRALGRSGLQVPPLTFGGNVFGWTVDEAGAFSLLDAMVDAGLNFIDTADVYSRWAPGNQGGESETLIGKWLKRSGKRDRVMIATKVGMEMGPDAVGLSPAYIRRALEASLARLQTDYVDLYQSHKDDQDTPLTDTLAEYAKHMEAGKVRAIGASNYTAVRLSEALIAAERHDLPRYESIQPEYNLYNRASFESGLQSLVKTQQMGTINYYALASGFLSGKYRSAADAGKSARGQKIVDTYLNERGMRILKALDEVSEDAGCTPAQAALAWQIAQPGITSPIVSATSLAQLDELVKAASLTLTHDQLTKLTQASEWR, encoded by the coding sequence ATGATCAAACGCGCGCTGGGCCGTTCCGGCCTGCAAGTTCCCCCGCTGACCTTCGGCGGCAACGTCTTCGGCTGGACCGTTGACGAAGCCGGCGCCTTTTCCCTGCTGGACGCCATGGTGGACGCGGGCCTGAATTTCATCGACACGGCCGACGTGTATTCGCGCTGGGCTCCCGGCAACCAGGGCGGCGAATCTGAAACCCTGATCGGCAAATGGCTCAAGCGCTCGGGCAAGCGCGACCGCGTGATGATCGCCACCAAGGTCGGCATGGAAATGGGCCCTGACGCGGTGGGCTTGTCGCCCGCGTACATCCGGCGCGCGCTGGAGGCCTCGCTGGCCCGGTTGCAGACCGACTACGTGGATTTGTACCAGTCGCACAAGGACGACCAGGACACGCCGCTGACCGACACGCTGGCCGAATACGCCAAGCACATGGAAGCGGGCAAGGTGCGCGCCATTGGCGCGTCGAACTACACGGCGGTGCGCCTGTCCGAAGCGCTGATCGCGGCCGAACGCCACGACCTGCCGCGCTACGAAAGCATTCAGCCCGAATACAACCTGTACAACCGCGCGTCCTTTGAATCCGGCTTGCAAAGCCTGGTGAAGACGCAGCAGATGGGCACGATCAACTACTACGCGCTGGCCAGCGGCTTTCTTAGCGGCAAGTACCGCAGCGCGGCCGATGCCGGCAAAAGCGCGCGTGGCCAGAAGATTGTGGACACGTATCTGAACGAACGCGGCATGCGCATTCTGAAGGCGCTGGACGAAGTCTCGGAAGACGCCGGCTGCACGCCCGCGCAGGCCGCGCTGGCCTGGCAGATCGCGCAGCCGGGGATCACCTCGCCCATCGTCAGCGCCACGTCCCTGGCGCAGTTGGACGAACTGGTCAAGGCCGCCAGCCTGACGCTGACGCATGACCAGTTGACCAAGCTGACCCAGGCCAGCGAGTGGCGCTGA
- a CDS encoding Bug family tripartite tricarboxylate transporter substrate binding protein produces the protein MKVRTIATAVFAVAALGFGGTAAAQWPERAITLIVPFPAGGGTDTFARPLAQQLTMQLGQTVVIDNKGGAGGTVGAGVAAKAKPDGYTFFMGGAHHALAPSLYKNLSYNIQKDFVPVALVAQPPQVVVINAGKLPVKTLQEFIDYAKKHPGEINYGTAGKGSTHHLAGELFAMQTGIKLVDVPYQGAGPMLSALIGGQVDMAFDGLGSSAGHIRAGAIKPLAVAATERSASLPDVPTAAQAGVPNYVVSTWYAIWAPAGTPQEAVDKMASEITKALNTPKLKETWAGNGSAVPNMTGPAFGKFVDSEVARWAKVVKDSGVTLD, from the coding sequence ATGAAAGTTCGCACGATCGCCACGGCCGTATTCGCCGTGGCAGCCCTGGGTTTCGGCGGCACGGCCGCCGCGCAATGGCCAGAGCGCGCCATCACCTTGATTGTTCCGTTCCCCGCTGGCGGCGGCACGGATACCTTCGCCCGTCCGCTGGCCCAGCAACTGACCATGCAACTGGGCCAGACGGTCGTCATCGACAACAAGGGTGGCGCGGGCGGCACGGTGGGCGCCGGTGTGGCGGCCAAGGCCAAGCCCGACGGCTACACCTTCTTCATGGGCGGCGCGCACCATGCGCTGGCTCCCTCGCTCTACAAAAACCTCAGCTACAACATCCAGAAGGACTTCGTGCCCGTGGCACTGGTGGCGCAGCCGCCCCAGGTAGTGGTGATCAACGCCGGCAAGCTGCCGGTCAAGACGCTGCAGGAATTCATCGACTATGCCAAGAAGCATCCCGGCGAAATCAACTACGGCACGGCCGGCAAGGGCAGTACGCACCATCTGGCGGGCGAGCTGTTCGCCATGCAGACTGGCATCAAGTTAGTCGACGTGCCCTACCAGGGGGCGGGGCCTATGCTGTCGGCGCTGATCGGCGGACAGGTGGACATGGCGTTCGACGGCCTGGGTTCGTCGGCCGGCCACATCCGCGCGGGGGCAATCAAGCCCTTGGCCGTGGCCGCCACCGAACGGTCGGCTTCCTTGCCCGACGTGCCCACCGCTGCCCAGGCGGGCGTGCCGAATTACGTGGTCTCCACGTGGTACGCCATCTGGGCGCCGGCCGGCACGCCGCAAGAGGCCGTCGACAAGATGGCGTCTGAAATCACCAAGGCATTGAACACGCCGAAGTTGAAGGAAACCTGGGCCGGCAATGGCTCGGCGGTGCCCAACATGACGGGCCCCGCCTTCGGCAAATTCGTTGACAGCGAAGTGGCTCGCTGGGCGAAAGTGGTGAAGGATTCCGGCGTGACGCTGGATTGA